In the Myxococcus fulvus genome, one interval contains:
- the maiA gene encoding maleylacetoacetate isomerase, translated as MKGLRLHNYWRSSASWRVRLTLHLKGVPFEYVAVHLLKDGGQQNSDAYRSVNPMRTVPTLEWMEADGTERRLSQSLAIVELLQERFPTPSVFPEDSYLRARARMMAEYVNSGMQPLQNLSVLQRIKSELKGDDKAWGAYWNARGLEALETMVQPTAGRFCVGDTVSLADVCLVPQLYGARRFALDLSPYPTLLRIEAACAEHPAFQAAHPDRQPDAAPA; from the coding sequence ATGAAGGGCCTTCGGCTGCACAACTACTGGCGCAGCTCCGCGTCGTGGCGGGTGCGCCTGACGTTGCACCTCAAGGGAGTGCCCTTCGAGTACGTGGCGGTGCACCTGCTGAAGGATGGCGGGCAGCAGAACTCGGACGCGTATCGGAGCGTCAATCCGATGCGCACGGTGCCCACGCTGGAGTGGATGGAGGCGGACGGGACGGAGCGGCGGTTGTCCCAGTCGCTCGCCATCGTGGAGTTGTTGCAGGAGCGCTTCCCCACGCCGTCGGTGTTCCCGGAGGACAGCTATCTGCGGGCGCGGGCGAGGATGATGGCGGAGTACGTGAACTCCGGCATGCAGCCGCTGCAGAACCTGTCGGTGTTGCAGCGAATCAAGAGCGAGCTGAAGGGCGACGACAAGGCGTGGGGCGCGTACTGGAACGCCCGGGGCCTGGAGGCGCTGGAGACGATGGTGCAGCCCACCGCGGGACGCTTCTGCGTGGGGGATACCGTGTCGCTGGCGGACGTGTGCCTGGTGCCGCAGCTGTATGGCGCGCGCCGGTTCGCGCTGGACTTGTCGCCGTACCCGACGCTGCTGCGCATCGAGGCCGCGTGCGCGGAGCATCCCGCCTTCCAGGCGGC
- a CDS encoding fumarylacetoacetate hydrolase family protein yields MKLATLKDGTRDGRLIVVKRDNSAYALATNVALTLQAALDDWDTKEPQLRALAQQLETDSVQSRPLDVKALHAPLPRAYEWIDGSAYINHVILVRKARNAEPPATLKTDPLVYQGGSGDFLAPTADIPLADEAWGMDFESEVCVILGDTPQGTKAEDAGKHVKLLMLANDVSLRNLIPEELAKGFGFFQSKPATAFSPFAVTPDELGSAWREGRVHLRMRSVLNGVQVGDTDAGPEMHFSFFDLIQHLCKTRSYTAGTILGSGTVSNADRARGISCLAEQRMIETIEEGKPRTPFMKPGDTIDIEMSGEDGQSVFGRISQKVVKVP; encoded by the coding sequence TTGAAGCTCGCGACGCTCAAGGATGGAACCCGTGACGGGCGGCTCATCGTCGTCAAGCGGGACAACTCGGCCTATGCGCTGGCCACCAACGTGGCGCTGACGCTGCAAGCGGCGCTGGATGACTGGGACACGAAGGAGCCGCAGCTGCGCGCGCTCGCCCAGCAGCTGGAGACGGACAGTGTGCAGAGCCGTCCGCTGGATGTGAAGGCGCTGCATGCGCCGCTGCCGCGCGCGTACGAGTGGATCGACGGCAGCGCGTACATCAACCACGTCATCCTGGTGCGCAAGGCGCGCAACGCCGAGCCGCCGGCCACGCTGAAGACGGACCCGCTGGTGTACCAGGGCGGCTCGGGTGACTTCCTGGCGCCCACCGCGGACATCCCGCTGGCGGACGAGGCGTGGGGCATGGACTTCGAGAGCGAGGTCTGTGTCATCCTCGGCGACACGCCGCAGGGGACGAAGGCGGAGGACGCGGGCAAGCACGTCAAGCTGCTGATGCTGGCCAATGACGTGTCGCTGCGCAACCTCATCCCGGAGGAGCTGGCGAAGGGCTTCGGCTTCTTCCAGAGCAAGCCGGCGACGGCGTTCAGCCCGTTCGCGGTGACGCCGGACGAGCTGGGCTCGGCGTGGCGGGAGGGCCGGGTGCACCTGCGCATGCGCTCGGTGCTCAACGGCGTGCAGGTGGGCGACACGGACGCGGGGCCGGAGATGCACTTCTCCTTCTTCGACCTCATCCAGCACCTGTGCAAGACGCGCAGCTACACGGCGGGCACCATCCTGGGCAGCGGCACGGTGTCCAACGCGGACCGCGCGCGTGGCATCTCGTGCCTGGCCGAGCAGCGGATGATTGAGACGATTGAGGAGGGCAAGCCCAGGACGCCCTTCATGAAGCCCGGGGACACCATCGACATCGAGATGTCGGGTGAGGACGGGCAGAGCGTGTTCGGGCGCATCTCCCAGAAGGTGGTGAAGGTCCCATGA